A genomic segment from Spinacia oleracea cultivar Varoflay chromosome 3, BTI_SOV_V1, whole genome shotgun sequence encodes:
- the LOC130469662 gene encoding uncharacterized protein, which yields MPDGVAFDNFFRGLKKGSFKFDLVKKSVRTMDDSLDEAESFIHATKICSVPKKSKGKEAFDYPQQKDKPDKNNKYEIDRPFPMKSPVETRDNTLYCKFHCDVGLDTKDCKSLHRALDGIAAKGFLKAYISTNAGGSGKKFYKKIKPPSYRRDGNDTDPECVAVISGGLEAGGPTMQGKKDYASRLGQFMLSEKAPMNHFPKEEICEADRGKIATPHDDPLVVELKVANLKMRRILVDTGSSSDIISLTCLNRLEHDPKTIEKIHYPIIGFGGGVICNTSYFS from the exons ATGCCGGATGGAGTAGCTTTTGATAACTTCTTTAGAGGGCTCAAGAAGGGAtccttcaagtttgatctggtcaAGAAGAGTGTAAGAACCATGGATGATTCTTTGGACGAAGCTGAGTCCTTCATCCATGCTACTAAGATTTGTTCCGTCCCAAAGAAATCCaagggaaaagaagcatttgaTTACCCTCAGCAAAAGGATAAGCCCGACAAAAA TAACAAGTATGAGATTGATCGTCCATTCCCTATGAAATCGCCGGTTGAGACTCGTGACAACACTCTCTATTGCAAGTTCCACTGTGATGTGGGGCTCGACACCAAGGATTGTAAGAGTTTGCACCGGGCTCTAGATGGGATAGCGGCCAAAGGTTTCCTTAAAGCGTACATCAGCACAAATGCAGGCGGATCTGGGAAGAAGTTCTACAAGAAAATAAAACCCCCTTCATACCGTCGTGATGGCAATGACACGGATCCAGAGTGTGTAGCGGTTATTTCTGGTGGCCTGGAAGCCGGAGGCCCAACCATGCAGGGGAAAAAGGATTATGCAAGCCGGTTGGGTCAGTTCATGCTATCTGAGAAGGCACCGATGAATCATTTCCCAAAAGAAGAAATTTGTGAAGCCGATAGGGGAAAGATAGCAACTCCTCATGACGACCCCTTGGTAGTAGAGCTGAAGGTAGCAAACCTCAAAATGAGACGCATTCTGGTAGACACCGGAAGCTCATCTGATATTATCAGCCTGACATGTCTGAACCGTCTTGAGCATGACCCCAAGACAATTGAGAAAATCCATTATCCCATCATTGGATTTGGAGGCGGCGTaatctgtaatacctcgtatttttcgtaa